The stretch of DNA TGCCTTCATTATTGCGTCGTGTGTTAAAGATTTTGTTTTAGACAATTTTACTCACCTTTCTTCTAGGAAATTATGGTAATATTATACTATAAAACTAAGTGTGGAAATTACTATTTTTCTTTTAAATAACATTACATAGAGGTGTGAGTATATGCCTATAGAAGTTGGGATATGGAAGGTAAATGGCGGTATAAAAAAGGTGGATTTCTCTGTAATTGAATCAGAAAAAAAGTTAGAAGATATATTGTCGGAAGATTTGACTATTCTATCTGATGATCTTTTATTGATTGGTAGACAAGTTCAAACAGAGTATGGAAAATATATAGATATGCTCGCAATAGATGGAGAGGGAAACCTTCATATTATTGAATTAAAGAAAAATAGAGCACCTAGAGAAGTAGTAGCTCAAGCACTAGACTATGCTTCCTGGGTACAAAATCTTTCATATGATCAAGTATTAAGAATATATGAAGATAAAAATAACGGTCCCTTAGAAGAAGCATTTGCTGAAAAATTTGATGATAGTTTACCAGACAAGCTAAATGACTCACACCAAATTACAATTGTTTCGTCACAACTTGATAGTGAGACAGAGAGAATAATTAATTACTTATCAAATAATTATGACGTTCCAATCAATGCTGTTTTCTTCCGTTATTTCGAAGAGGGGGAACAACATTTTTTAACTAGAAGTTGGCTTTTAGATCCTAATGTAATAGATGAGAAATCAAGTAATACGAAAGTAGAGAATAAAAAGGAAAAATGGAATAAACAAGACTTTGTAGTGAATTTTGAAGATAAGGCATCTAGAAAATGGGAAGATGCAGTAAAATATGGATTTATTTCAGCAGGTGGAGGACGTTGGTATAGTAGGACATTAAACCAATTATTTGTTGGTGCTAGAGTATTTTGTATGATACCTAAAAGTGGATATGTCGGTATTGGTACAGTAATAGATACTGTTAAACCTATTAAAGATGTTACATTTAAGGTTAATCAAACAGAGGTTAAAATGTCAGATCTAAACCTCAAAGCAACCAATATGTTTCACGATGAAGAAGATCTTGAGAAGTGTGAGTATGTTGTTAAAGTAAAATGGTTAGCCAATGTATCTAAGGAGGAAGCTTATTGGGTGAAGGGCTTAAAAGCTAATCAGAACAGTGCCTATAAATTGAGAAGTCAATATACTATTGATAAGGTTTTGGAGTTTTTTGAACTTAATACTGATGAATAAAAATAATAAATAGACAGGTGCTAATATGGAGAGAAAAAGACCTATAGTACAAAACAAAGTCGAAATCCCAGTAAATATTTTCAAAGGAGAAGAATTAATAGCTGAATGTCCTAGTATTCAGGAGGCGGCAAAATA from Neobacillus sp. CF12 encodes:
- a CDS encoding endonuclease NucS domain-containing protein — translated: MPIEVGIWKVNGGIKKVDFSVIESEKKLEDILSEDLTILSDDLLLIGRQVQTEYGKYIDMLAIDGEGNLHIIELKKNRAPREVVAQALDYASWVQNLSYDQVLRIYEDKNNGPLEEAFAEKFDDSLPDKLNDSHQITIVSSQLDSETERIINYLSNNYDVPINAVFFRYFEEGEQHFLTRSWLLDPNVIDEKSSNTKVENKKEKWNKQDFVVNFEDKASRKWEDAVKYGFISAGGGRWYSRTLNQLFVGARVFCMIPKSGYVGIGTVIDTVKPIKDVTFKVNQTEVKMSDLNLKATNMFHDEEDLEKCEYVVKVKWLANVSKEEAYWVKGLKANQNSAYKLRSQYTIDKVLEFFELNTDE